One genomic segment of Clavelina lepadiformis chromosome 3, kaClaLepa1.1, whole genome shotgun sequence includes these proteins:
- the LOC143448248 gene encoding uncharacterized protein LOC143448248: MLRQVLLLSLICSVLAQEEACSAEGVRYGNNEAFKSIKEDGREYRCRCRGFSCTRIACILVRLPTEEPTTPQMETETEEPASEAEKEEVAIQETSATESTIDGTKKEEVEDFDPTCFDKVTRSPVQRGISFLRFSSDRKTARACSCPATGPAEITCSESACVLPDPPRRENVTFKYANGCYDEWNDAEYPSGATYTRTRFMDEDNRIPGGYKCTCLNGVMICTATDIPCCDVESGEFVPKNERFVTINSGVKVECTCDGGRSKYYGCRALDHSIAADSAVPEGITRRSSNVGFVRTRDKLKGCKDTRWTKKFYYVEDKFIQDRGLFGTWSCKCSRYTSAICRIACNRGLIKY, encoded by the exons atgcTGCGACAAGTTTTGCTTCTTTCTCTTATTTGTAGCGTTCTTGCGCAAG AGGAAGCTTGTAGTGCGGAGGGAGTGAGGTACGGTAACAACGAAGCTTTCAAGAGCATTAAAGAAGATGGAAGAGAGTACAGATGCAGATGTCGAGGTTTCAGTTGCACCAGGATCGCCTGCATCTTGGTGAGACTCCCAACAGAAGAGCCAACAACTCCTCAAATGGAAACTGAGACAGAAGAGCCAGCGTCTGAAGCAGAAAAAGAAGAGGTCGCCATCCAGGAGACTTCTGCTACCGAATCAACAATTGATGGAACCAAAAAAGAGGAAGTCGAAGATTTCG ATCCGACTTGTTTTGACAAGGTCACACGGTCGCCAGTTCAGCGCGGGATTTCTTTCCTGCGTTTTTCGTCGGACAGAAAAACAGCCCGGGCTTGCTCGTGTCCAGCAACTGGTCCGGCGGAGATCACATGCTCCGAAAGTGCCTGTGTCTTGCCAGATCCGCCGAGACGAGAAAACGTCACGTTCAAATATGCAAATG GCTGCTACGACGAATGGAACGACGCGGAATATCCGAGTGGTGCAACATACACAAGGACTCGATTCATGGATGAAGACAACCGCATACCTGGCGGTTACAAATGCACTTGTCTTAACGGTGTGATGATATGTACAG CCACAGACATTCCCTGTTGTGACGTTGAAAGCGGAGAATTTGTTCCCAAAAACGAGCGTTTCGTCACAATTAATTCCGGCGTCAAGGTTGAGTGCACTTGTGACGGAGGCAGATCGAAGTATTATGGATGCAGGGCCCTCGATCATAGCATCGCTGCAG ATTCTGCTGTACCTGAGGGGATTACCCGTCGCAGCAGCAACGTAGGCTTCGTCCGTACAAGGGACAAGCTGAAGGGTTGCAAGGATACGAGATGGACGAAGAAGTTCTACTACGTCGAAGATAAATTCATCCAAGATCGAGGTCTTTTTGGAACTTGGAGCTGCAAGTGCTCGAGGTACACGAGCGCTATCTGCCGGATTGCTTGCAATCGAGGCCTTATCAAATACTAA
- the LOC143448246 gene encoding perilipin-2-like isoform X3 → MTEVAKMNTEFRSKVTGFNEDEFEEENALERVVNLPVVASTWNAMQSYYANVKKAYPTVTPYLQAAENLTTTAANIAMATSRPVVDKIGPTVNMYANFGLDKLEDKVPIIRKQPDEIYECTKSSATNMLTRQVDRALSTTESYVDYYLPSDDEGSDRSDEDFSSDEETEEDVEEEKPGVQKPGERIRNISDKVRRRSYKRAMNKWRGVHTRSKEALSKLHFTVDLIQYAQSGLASTSSSLITTANEKIHSTSDIINKQVEEKVMSRAARLTEQLNASCTRAFQYVQSSPHLQHLLDQAKKAKETTEDLYKAYANKTAIAELSHSLVESTRPKLKLIEDTLIELLGKISDQPFMAWLISKIVQGRPLESRVKDE, encoded by the exons ATGACTGAAGTGGCAAAAATGAACACCGAGTTCAGAAGTAAAGTAACTGGATTTAATGAAGATGAATTTGAG GAGGAAAATGCATTGGAAAGAGTTGTCAATTTGCCGGTCGTTGCATCAACATGGAACGCCATGCAGTCATATTATGCAAATGTGAAGAAAGCATATCCGACAGTGACCCCTTATCTGCAG GCTGCTGAAAACTTGACCACCACAGCCGCAAACATCGCCATGGCAACATCTCGTCCGGTAGTGGACAAAATAGGCCCCACAGTGAACATGTACGCTAACTTTGGACTTGACAAACTAGAGGATAAAGTGCCCATAATAAGGAAGCAGCCAGATGAG ATCTATGAGTGTACGAAATCATCAGCTACAAACATGCTGACAAGACAAGTCGACCGTGCTCTGTCGACCACTGAGTCCTACGTGGACTACTATCTTCCCAGTGATGATGAGGGAAGCGACAGAAGTGATGAAGATTTTTCAAGCGATGAGGAAACAG AAGAGGATGTTGAAGAAGAGAAGCCGGGTGTTCAGAAACCAGGTGAAAGAATTCGCAATATTTCTGACAAG GTGCGCAGGCGCTCTTACAAACGAGCAATGAACAAGTGGCGTGGAGTGCACACACGAAGCAAAGAAGCTTTGAGCAAACTTCACTTTACAGTTGACCTG ATTCAGTATGCTCAAAGTGGTCTTGCTTCAACCTCATCCAGCTTAATAACAACCGCAAATGAAAAGATCCATTCCACCAGTGACATCATTAACAAG CAAGTTGAGGAAAAGGTGATGTCACGGGCTGCCAGGTTGACCGAGCAATTAAATGCATCGTGCACGCGAGCATTTCAGTATGTCCAGTCGTCACCGCACTTGCAACATTTGCTTGACCAG GCAAAGAAAGCAAAAGAAACGACAGAGGACCTCTACAAAGCCTATGCTAACAAGACAGCAATTGCTGAGTTATCCCACAGCCTTGTCGAGTCAACAAGACCCAAATTGAAATTGATCGAAGACACTCTCATAGAATTGCTTGGGAAGATctcagaccaaccttttatggCCTGGCTG ATATCGAAAATCGTCCAAGGTCGCCCACTCGAAAGCAGGGTTAAAGACGAATGA
- the LOC143448244 gene encoding uncharacterized protein LOC143448244 isoform X1 yields the protein MLPASTFQKKGFSSHSNVKTNPPISSIMEQCYWGRSLSHYIHVHEYNDRRRLKHQQRLRPSTSETRNGSLSQLTKRPWTSQIKRSSPELMNVTGESAISVERSFDIDEKSSSSRSFAPDYTTDLYQALTGQNNHHVLLRRPVAHSPSHFAETDEFVELAADSEKVDCECAVVDTSTNTDDGRESPKPKKSVNYEISIPSATYDCWDVGSCDEHEASDISEHESTFESEPKENADLNACRLKPPLRPKKKLKNKKKIKPKRKAFDLTPVTVDYSEQNNRDEPDLEAKTSTTEWRWVNKEDEIVTQMFALGLSTPLHEEDLKFDPKSHRVARPRSSPNVLRLKAKSSLKDSPKQSKKPSVTMQSDRTVERARTIPIQIISDPFKCTRNMSPSHTKPKRRPQSASPYITARVLPEYWK from the exons ATGTTGCCTGCCTCAACTTTTCAAAAGAAGGGATTTTCGTCCCATAGCAACGTGAAGACTAACCCACCAATTTCAAGTATAATGGAGCAATGTTATTG ggGAAGATCTTTATCTCATTATATCCATGTCCATGAATACAATGACCGACGTAGATTAAAACATCAGCAACGACTGAGACCAAGCACCAGCGAGACAA GAAATGGAAGCCTTAGCCAACTAACAAAACGACCTTGGACATCTCAGATTAAGAGATCTAGCCCTGAACTGATGAATG TTACTGGAGAATCAGCAATATCAGTGGAAAGATCTTTTGACATTGATGAAAAATCGTCAAGCAGTCG ATCCTTTGCCCCAGATTATACGACAGATTTGTACCAGGCATTAACAGGCCAAAATAATCAT CACGTGTTGTTACGAAGACCTGTTGCGCACTCTCCTTCACATTTTGCCGAAACCGATGAGTTTGTTGAACTCGCTGCTGACTCAGAAAAAGTTGATTGTGAATGTGCAGTTGTTGACACTTCCACAAACACAGACGATGGAAGGGAATCACCAAAGCCCAAGAAGTCAGTTAACTATGAAATTAGTATTCCATCAGCTACTTATGATTGCTGGGATGTTGGAAGTTGTGATGAGCATGAGGCATCTGACATATCAGAACATGAATCTACCTTCGAAAGTGAACCCAAAGAAAATGCAGATCTTAA TGCATGCAGGTTAAAACCACCTTTACGGccaaagaaaaagttaaaaaataagaagaaaattaaACCTAAAAGAAAAGCGTTTGACCTAACACCAGTCACAGTGGATTACAGTGAACAAAATAACCGCGACGAACCCGATTTAGAAGCTAAGACATCAACAACCGAAT gGAGGTGGGTCAACAAAGAAGATGAGATTGTGACTCAGATGTTTGCTCTTGGTCTCTCCACGCCTCTGCATGAAGAAGATTTGAAGTTTGATCCAAAAAGTCATCGCGTTGCCAGACCCAGAAGCTCACCGAACGT CTTGCGATTGAAAGCAAAATCATCCCTAAAAGATTCACCAAAACAAAGCAAG AAACCGTCTGTCACGATGCAAAGCGACCGCACGGTTGAACGAGCGCGAACAATTCCGATCCAGATCATTTCCGACCCGTTCAAATGCACAAGAAATATGTCGCCAAGCCACACGAAGCCCAAGAGAAGACCGCAATCTGCAAGTCCTTACATAACAGCAAGGGTTTTACCTGAGTATTGGAAGTGA
- the LOC143450647 gene encoding uncharacterized protein LOC143450647 isoform X2, with protein sequence MKNLYFVFFLVSCVKLIHAMSETCTTSTSHLYSNRMSFRSTKSDGSSYYCTCRGRDCSSMTCNKETFAIPVQPGEGEGGITGEVPYQGVGRCYDETSERYFERGATFTRMPTSTDVRKTCTCPSRGRPEITCRIAGCGTATKPSRSRVERRYYNGCYDVWNQEEYRSGSSYDRTRPMDDGGRLNGTYRCGCRYGTMRCAATDIPCCDLDTGEFADLDERFTTMQGGVKMNCTCKRERGRYESCDRSDGRNFNTGRVYGYGRRPNRIPVNQGTRYRPTSGFSRRMTCRDVATGQAYNVGDTYEENRGSQGVWLCLCMGNGPTCTTSRTSGRIYRVGRP encoded by the exons ATGAAGAATCTTTACTTCGTATTTTTTCTGGTATCATGTGTAAAGCTTATACACG CTATGTCGGAGACATGCACGACCTCCACCAGTCACCTGTACTCGAACAGAATGTCATTCCGCAGCACCAAATCGGATGGTTCGTCTTACTACTGCACATGCCGTGGTCGAGACTGCAGCTCCATGACTTGCAACAAGGAGACTTTTGCAATCCCTGTTCAACCCGGCGAGGGCGAAGGTGGTATCACCGGGGAAGTCCCGTATCAAGGGG TTGGACGTTGTTATGACGAAACAAGCGAGCGGTACTTTGAACGCGGGGCTACGTTCACCAGGATGCCGACCTCAACCGACGTTCGAAAGACATGCACTTGCCCAAGCCGTGGAAGACCTGAAATAACTTGCCGGATCGCCGGTTGCGGAACCGCTACAAAGCCAAGTCGTTCACGGGTGGAACGACGGTATTATAACG GCTGCTATGACGTTTGGAATCAGGAAGAATACCGGTCCGGTTCCAGCTACGATCGGACTAGACCGATGGATGACGGCGGTCGGTTGAACGGGACATACCGATGTGGTTGTAGATACGGGACAATGCGATGCGCAG CCACCGACATTCCATGCTGTGATCTCGACACTGGCGAATTTGCTGACTTGGACGAGAGATTCACAACCATGCAAGGAGGGGTCAAAATGAATTGCACTTGCAAGAGAGAAAGGGGACGATATGAGAGTTGCGATCGCTCCGATGGCCGAAATTTTAaca CAGGGCGCGTTTACGGCTATGGCAGAAGACCAAACAGAATACCGGTCAACCAGGGGACGCGTTATAGACCGACCAGCGGGTTTTCTCGGAGGATGACGTGCAGAGATGTAGCAACAGGACAAGCTTATAATGTCGGAGATACCTACGAAGAAAACCGCGGAAGTCAAGGCGTATGGCTCTGCCTGTGCATGGGAAATGGACCTACGTGTACCACGTCCAGAACTTCGGGAAGAATTTACCGTGTTG GTCGACCTTAA
- the LOC143448244 gene encoding uncharacterized protein LOC143448244 isoform X2 — MLPASTFQKKGFSSHSNVKTNPPISSIMEQCYWGRSLSHYIHVHEYNDRRRLKHQQRLRPSTSETRNGSLSQLTKRPWTSQIKRSSPELMNVTGESAISVERSFDIDEKSSSSRSFAPDYTTDLYQALTGQNNHHVLLRRPVAHSPSHFAETDEFVELAADSEKVDCECAVVDTSTNTDDGRESPKPKKSVNYEISIPSATYDCWDVGSCDEHEASDISEHESTFESEPKENADLNACRLKPPLRPKKKLKNKKKIKPKRKAFDLTPVTVDYSEQNNRDEPDLEAKTSTTEWRWVNKEDEIVTQMFALGLSTPLHEEDLKFDPKSHRVARPRSSPNVNRLSRCKATARLNEREQFRSRSFPTRSNAQEICRQATRSPREDRNLQVLT, encoded by the exons ATGTTGCCTGCCTCAACTTTTCAAAAGAAGGGATTTTCGTCCCATAGCAACGTGAAGACTAACCCACCAATTTCAAGTATAATGGAGCAATGTTATTG ggGAAGATCTTTATCTCATTATATCCATGTCCATGAATACAATGACCGACGTAGATTAAAACATCAGCAACGACTGAGACCAAGCACCAGCGAGACAA GAAATGGAAGCCTTAGCCAACTAACAAAACGACCTTGGACATCTCAGATTAAGAGATCTAGCCCTGAACTGATGAATG TTACTGGAGAATCAGCAATATCAGTGGAAAGATCTTTTGACATTGATGAAAAATCGTCAAGCAGTCG ATCCTTTGCCCCAGATTATACGACAGATTTGTACCAGGCATTAACAGGCCAAAATAATCAT CACGTGTTGTTACGAAGACCTGTTGCGCACTCTCCTTCACATTTTGCCGAAACCGATGAGTTTGTTGAACTCGCTGCTGACTCAGAAAAAGTTGATTGTGAATGTGCAGTTGTTGACACTTCCACAAACACAGACGATGGAAGGGAATCACCAAAGCCCAAGAAGTCAGTTAACTATGAAATTAGTATTCCATCAGCTACTTATGATTGCTGGGATGTTGGAAGTTGTGATGAGCATGAGGCATCTGACATATCAGAACATGAATCTACCTTCGAAAGTGAACCCAAAGAAAATGCAGATCTTAA TGCATGCAGGTTAAAACCACCTTTACGGccaaagaaaaagttaaaaaataagaagaaaattaaACCTAAAAGAAAAGCGTTTGACCTAACACCAGTCACAGTGGATTACAGTGAACAAAATAACCGCGACGAACCCGATTTAGAAGCTAAGACATCAACAACCGAAT gGAGGTGGGTCAACAAAGAAGATGAGATTGTGACTCAGATGTTTGCTCTTGGTCTCTCCACGCCTCTGCATGAAGAAGATTTGAAGTTTGATCCAAAAAGTCATCGCGTTGCCAGACCCAGAAGCTCACCGAACGT AAACCGTCTGTCACGATGCAAAGCGACCGCACGGTTGAACGAGCGCGAACAATTCCGATCCAGATCATTTCCGACCCGTTCAAATGCACAAGAAATATGTCGCCAAGCCACACGAAGCCCAAGAGAAGACCGCAATCTGCAAGTCCTTACATAA
- the LOC143448246 gene encoding perilipin-2-like isoform X2 — MTEVAKMNTEFRSKVTGFNEDEFEEENALERVVNLPVVASTWNAMQSYYANVKKAYPTVTPYLQAAENLTTTAANIAMATSRPVVDKIGPTVNMYANFGLDKLEDKVPIIRKQPDEIYECTKSSATNMLTRQVDRALSTTESYVDYYLPSDDEGSDRSDEDFSSDEETEEDVEEEKPGVQKPGERIRNISDKVRRRSYKRAMNKWRGVHTRSKEALSKLHFTVDLIQYAQSGLASTSSSLITTANEKIHSTSDIINKQVEEKVMSRAARLTEQLNASCTRAFQYVQSSPHLQHLLDQAKKAKETTEDLYKAYANKTAIAELSHSLVESTRPKLKLIEDTLIELLGKISDQPFMAWLTPEFQVDPLGGVGMEELEAQLYDRPRNDDGVCARA; from the exons ATGACTGAAGTGGCAAAAATGAACACCGAGTTCAGAAGTAAAGTAACTGGATTTAATGAAGATGAATTTGAG GAGGAAAATGCATTGGAAAGAGTTGTCAATTTGCCGGTCGTTGCATCAACATGGAACGCCATGCAGTCATATTATGCAAATGTGAAGAAAGCATATCCGACAGTGACCCCTTATCTGCAG GCTGCTGAAAACTTGACCACCACAGCCGCAAACATCGCCATGGCAACATCTCGTCCGGTAGTGGACAAAATAGGCCCCACAGTGAACATGTACGCTAACTTTGGACTTGACAAACTAGAGGATAAAGTGCCCATAATAAGGAAGCAGCCAGATGAG ATCTATGAGTGTACGAAATCATCAGCTACAAACATGCTGACAAGACAAGTCGACCGTGCTCTGTCGACCACTGAGTCCTACGTGGACTACTATCTTCCCAGTGATGATGAGGGAAGCGACAGAAGTGATGAAGATTTTTCAAGCGATGAGGAAACAG AAGAGGATGTTGAAGAAGAGAAGCCGGGTGTTCAGAAACCAGGTGAAAGAATTCGCAATATTTCTGACAAG GTGCGCAGGCGCTCTTACAAACGAGCAATGAACAAGTGGCGTGGAGTGCACACACGAAGCAAAGAAGCTTTGAGCAAACTTCACTTTACAGTTGACCTG ATTCAGTATGCTCAAAGTGGTCTTGCTTCAACCTCATCCAGCTTAATAACAACCGCAAATGAAAAGATCCATTCCACCAGTGACATCATTAACAAG CAAGTTGAGGAAAAGGTGATGTCACGGGCTGCCAGGTTGACCGAGCAATTAAATGCATCGTGCACGCGAGCATTTCAGTATGTCCAGTCGTCACCGCACTTGCAACATTTGCTTGACCAG GCAAAGAAAGCAAAAGAAACGACAGAGGACCTCTACAAAGCCTATGCTAACAAGACAGCAATTGCTGAGTTATCCCACAGCCTTGTCGAGTCAACAAGACCCAAATTGAAATTGATCGAAGACACTCTCATAGAATTGCTTGGGAAGATctcagaccaaccttttatggCCTGGCTG ACCCCTGAATTCCAAGTTGATCCGCTTGGTGGCGTCGGCATGGAGGAGCTAGAGGCGCAATTGTATGATCGACCTCGCAACGACGACGGTGTGTGTGCGCGCGCGTAA
- the LOC143450647 gene encoding uncharacterized protein LOC143450647 isoform X1: MKNLYFVFFLVSCVKLIHAMSETCTTSTSHLYSNRMSFRSTKSDGSSYYCTCRGRDCSSMTCNKETFAIPVQPGEGEGGITGEVPYQGAVGRCYDETSERYFERGATFTRMPTSTDVRKTCTCPSRGRPEITCRIAGCGTATKPSRSRVERRYYNGCYDVWNQEEYRSGSSYDRTRPMDDGGRLNGTYRCGCRYGTMRCAATDIPCCDLDTGEFADLDERFTTMQGGVKMNCTCKRERGRYESCDRSDGRNFNTGRVYGYGRRPNRIPVNQGTRYRPTSGFSRRMTCRDVATGQAYNVGDTYEENRGSQGVWLCLCMGNGPTCTTSRTSGRIYRVGRP; encoded by the exons ATGAAGAATCTTTACTTCGTATTTTTTCTGGTATCATGTGTAAAGCTTATACACG CTATGTCGGAGACATGCACGACCTCCACCAGTCACCTGTACTCGAACAGAATGTCATTCCGCAGCACCAAATCGGATGGTTCGTCTTACTACTGCACATGCCGTGGTCGAGACTGCAGCTCCATGACTTGCAACAAGGAGACTTTTGCAATCCCTGTTCAACCCGGCGAGGGCGAAGGTGGTATCACCGGGGAAGTCCCGTATCAAGGGG CAGTTGGACGTTGTTATGACGAAACAAGCGAGCGGTACTTTGAACGCGGGGCTACGTTCACCAGGATGCCGACCTCAACCGACGTTCGAAAGACATGCACTTGCCCAAGCCGTGGAAGACCTGAAATAACTTGCCGGATCGCCGGTTGCGGAACCGCTACAAAGCCAAGTCGTTCACGGGTGGAACGACGGTATTATAACG GCTGCTATGACGTTTGGAATCAGGAAGAATACCGGTCCGGTTCCAGCTACGATCGGACTAGACCGATGGATGACGGCGGTCGGTTGAACGGGACATACCGATGTGGTTGTAGATACGGGACAATGCGATGCGCAG CCACCGACATTCCATGCTGTGATCTCGACACTGGCGAATTTGCTGACTTGGACGAGAGATTCACAACCATGCAAGGAGGGGTCAAAATGAATTGCACTTGCAAGAGAGAAAGGGGACGATATGAGAGTTGCGATCGCTCCGATGGCCGAAATTTTAaca CAGGGCGCGTTTACGGCTATGGCAGAAGACCAAACAGAATACCGGTCAACCAGGGGACGCGTTATAGACCGACCAGCGGGTTTTCTCGGAGGATGACGTGCAGAGATGTAGCAACAGGACAAGCTTATAATGTCGGAGATACCTACGAAGAAAACCGCGGAAGTCAAGGCGTATGGCTCTGCCTGTGCATGGGAAATGGACCTACGTGTACCACGTCCAGAACTTCGGGAAGAATTTACCGTGTTG GTCGACCTTAA
- the LOC143448247 gene encoding uncharacterized protein LOC143448247: MKKLLFIFFLVACLKLIHAMSETCTTSTSHLYSNRMSFRSTKSDGSSYYCTCRGRDCSYITCNKETFAIPVQPGEGEGGITGEVPEEEEEEEEEEDENAINIPEVTVVGPEDIGSSSSASGGRCYDEISERYFERGATFTRMPTSTEVRKTCTCPSRGRPEITCRIAGCPQPSPPKYTSVERRYATGCYDVWNQEEYPTGSTYERTRPMDEEGLVNGTYRCDCAYGMMRCTAVDIPCCDLDTGEFKDMNERFITVHASVKMRCTCMRQRGRYQNCLLPDGGNPFGYGGRLVTGTRYRPISGFPRPVSPTMTTCKDRNGRSHRFGQRYREYRRGQGWWACICRDNGRGSISYNCSRQ, translated from the exons ATGAAGAAACTTCTCTTCATATTTTTTCTGGTGGCCTGTCTTAAGCTTATACATG CTATGTCGGAGACATGCACGACCTCCACCAGTCACCTGTACTCGAACAGAATGTCATTCCGCAGCACCAAATCGGACGGTTCGTCTTACTACTGCACATGCCGTGGTCGAGACTGCAGCTACATTACTTGCAACAAGGAGACTTTTGCAATCCCTGTTCAACCCGGCGAGGGTGAAGGTGGCATCACCGGAGAAGTTccagaggaggaggaggaagaagaagaagaggaagaTGAAAACGCGATCAACATCCCGGAGGTTACGGTCGTCGGTCCGGAAGATATCGGATCTTCTTCCTCAGCAT CGGGCGGACGTTGTTACGACGAAATAAGCGAGCGGTACTTCGAACGCGGGGCAACATTCACCAGGATGCCGACCTCGACCGAAGTTCGAAAGACATGCACTTGCCCAAGCCGTGGAAGACCTGAAATAACTTGCCGGATCGCCGGTTGCCCACAACCGTCGCCACCAAAATATACATCGGTGGAACGCCGCTATGCTACCG GCTGCTATGACGTTTGGAATCAGGAAGAATATCCAACAGGCTCCACTTACGAACGAACTAGGCCAATGGACGAAGAAGGACTAGTGAATGGGACGTACCGGTGTGATTGTGCCTACGGAATGATGCGATGCACAG CGGTCGATATTCCTTGCTGCGATCTCGACACCGGCGAGTTTAAGGACATGAACGAGAGATTCATCACAGTGCACGCGTCCGTTAAGATGAGGTGTACCTGTATGAGGCAAAGAGGCAGATACCAAAACTGCTTACTACCAGATGGCGGAAACCCTTTCG GTTACGGAGGTAGACTGGTTACCGGGACCCGCTACAGACCAATCTCAGGATTTCCACGCCCCGTGTCCCCCACAATGACAACGTGCAAAGATCGAAATGGACGAAGTCATCGTTTTGGACAACGATACCGGGAATATAGACGAGGACAAGGATGGTGGGCGTGCATATGCAGGGACAACGGACGTGGCAGTATATCGTACAACTGCAGTCGACAATAA
- the LOC143448246 gene encoding perilipin-2-like isoform X1 — MTEVAKMNTEFRSKVTGFNEDEFEEENALERVVNLPVVASTWNAMQSYYANVKKAYPTVTPYLQAAENLTTTAANIAMATSRPVVDKIGPTVNMYANFGLDKLEDKVPIIRKQPDEIYECTKSSATNMLTRQVDRALSTTESYVDYYLPSDDEGSDRSDEDFSSDEETEEDVEEEKPGVQKPGERIRNISDKVRRRSYKRAMNKWRGVHTRSKEALSKLHFTVDLIQYAQSGLASTSSSLITTANEKIHSTSDIINKQVEEKVMSRAARLTEQLNASCTRAFQYVQSSPHLQHLLDQAKKAKETTEDLYKAYANKTAIAELSHSLVESTRPKLKLIEDTLIELLGKISDQPFMAWLTPEFQVDPLGGVGMEELEAQLYDRPRNDDDIENRPRSPTRKQG; from the exons ATGACTGAAGTGGCAAAAATGAACACCGAGTTCAGAAGTAAAGTAACTGGATTTAATGAAGATGAATTTGAG GAGGAAAATGCATTGGAAAGAGTTGTCAATTTGCCGGTCGTTGCATCAACATGGAACGCCATGCAGTCATATTATGCAAATGTGAAGAAAGCATATCCGACAGTGACCCCTTATCTGCAG GCTGCTGAAAACTTGACCACCACAGCCGCAAACATCGCCATGGCAACATCTCGTCCGGTAGTGGACAAAATAGGCCCCACAGTGAACATGTACGCTAACTTTGGACTTGACAAACTAGAGGATAAAGTGCCCATAATAAGGAAGCAGCCAGATGAG ATCTATGAGTGTACGAAATCATCAGCTACAAACATGCTGACAAGACAAGTCGACCGTGCTCTGTCGACCACTGAGTCCTACGTGGACTACTATCTTCCCAGTGATGATGAGGGAAGCGACAGAAGTGATGAAGATTTTTCAAGCGATGAGGAAACAG AAGAGGATGTTGAAGAAGAGAAGCCGGGTGTTCAGAAACCAGGTGAAAGAATTCGCAATATTTCTGACAAG GTGCGCAGGCGCTCTTACAAACGAGCAATGAACAAGTGGCGTGGAGTGCACACACGAAGCAAAGAAGCTTTGAGCAAACTTCACTTTACAGTTGACCTG ATTCAGTATGCTCAAAGTGGTCTTGCTTCAACCTCATCCAGCTTAATAACAACCGCAAATGAAAAGATCCATTCCACCAGTGACATCATTAACAAG CAAGTTGAGGAAAAGGTGATGTCACGGGCTGCCAGGTTGACCGAGCAATTAAATGCATCGTGCACGCGAGCATTTCAGTATGTCCAGTCGTCACCGCACTTGCAACATTTGCTTGACCAG GCAAAGAAAGCAAAAGAAACGACAGAGGACCTCTACAAAGCCTATGCTAACAAGACAGCAATTGCTGAGTTATCCCACAGCCTTGTCGAGTCAACAAGACCCAAATTGAAATTGATCGAAGACACTCTCATAGAATTGCTTGGGAAGATctcagaccaaccttttatggCCTGGCTG ACCCCTGAATTCCAAGTTGATCCGCTTGGTGGCGTCGGCATGGAGGAGCTAGAGGCGCAATTGTATGATCGACCTCGCAACGACGACG ATATCGAAAATCGTCCAAGGTCGCCCACTCGAAAGCAGGGTTAA